In Streptococcus porcinus, the genomic window AATGAACCCATTCTTAGGTTATCGTGCCCTTCGTATCTCAATTTCTGAAACAGGAGATGCTATGTTCCGTACGCAGATTCGTGCTTTGTTACGCGCTTCTGTTCACGGTCAACTGCGTATCATGTTCCCAATGGTTGCACTGCTTAAAGAATTCCGTGCAGCGAAAGCCGTCTTTGAGGAAGAAAAAGCGAAGCTTACAGCTGAAGGAATTGCGGTTTCAGAAGATATTCAAGTTGGTATTATGATTGAGATACCAGCAGCAGCAATGTTGGCAGACCAATTTGCAAAAGAAGTTGATTTCTTCTCGATTGGAACCAACGATTTGATTCAATATACAATGGCTGCTGATCGTATGAATGAACAAGTTTCATATCTTTATCAACCTTATAACCCATCAATCCTACGTCTAATTAACAACGTGATTAAAGCAGCTCACGCTGAAGGTAAATGGGCTGGTATGTGTGGTGAAATGGCTGGTGATCAACAGGCTGTTCCATTACTTGTAGGAATGGGCTTAGATGAGTTCTCAATGTCTGCTACATCTGTATTACGCACACGAAGCTTAATGAAAACTCTTGATACTGCCAAGATGCGCGAATATGCGCAACGTGCATTGACAGAATGTTCTACAGCTGAAGAAGTACTTGAATTAGCCAAAGTTTACTTACCAGAAAATTAATCTACGAAGTTGGGGAACCAACTTCTTTTTGTTAATAAAATATTTTGAGGCTTCAAATTGTTTTAATATTCTGAAAATAATTATATCAGATGTTTGAATTATCCTGAAAAAGTGTTAGAATAGTTGTATTATCTAAAAAGGAGATAAGTAATTTGACTAAACAGTATAAAAATCTTGTTAACGGTGAATGGAAACTTTCTGAAAATGATATCAAGATTTACGCACCAGCAACTGGAGAAGAATTAGGTTCTGTTCCAGCTATGTCAACTGATGAAGTAGACTTTGTCTATGATTCAGCGAAAAAAGCCTTTCCAGCTTGGCGTAGTTTATCCTATGTAGAACGCGCAGCAATTCTACATAAAGCGGCAGATATTTTAATTAGAGATGCAGAAAAGATTGGTGCTATTCTTTCTAAAGAGGTGGCAAAAGGTCATAAAGCAGCTGTAAGTGAAGTTGTTCGTACGGCTGAAATTATCAACTATGCTGCGGAAGAAGGTATCCGTATGGAAGGGGAAGTGCTTGAAGGCGGTAGTTTTGAAGCATCAAGTAAGAAAAAAATTGCCATCGTTCGACACGAACCTGTAGGTCTAGTCTTAGCTATCTCACCATTTAACTATCCCATTAATTTAGCAGGCTCAAAAATCGCTCCTGCTTTAATTGCTGGTAATGTTGTCGCCCTCAAACCGCCAACACAAGGCTCTATCTCTGGTTTACTATTAGCAGAAGTTTTTGCTGAGGCTGGAGTACCGGCAGGTGTCTTTAATACTATCACAGGTCGTGGTTCTATTATTGGGGACTACATTGTTGAGCACGAAGCGGTTAACTTTATTAATTTCACAGGTTCGACACCTGTTGGGGAACATATCGGTCAATTAGCTGGTATGCGCCCAATTATGCTTGAACTTGGTGGTAAAGACTCAGCTATCGTTTTAGAAGATGCTGATTTAGCTCTTGCGGCTAAAAATATTGTTGCCGGTGCTTTTGGTTATTCTGGACAACGTTGTACAGCCGTTAAACGTGTGTTGGTTATGGATAGCGTTGCAGATGAGCTAGAAAAACATGTTTGTGATTTAGTTTCTAATTTAAGCATTG contains:
- a CDS encoding NADP-dependent glyceraldehyde-3-phosphate dehydrogenase, translated to MTKQYKNLVNGEWKLSENDIKIYAPATGEELGSVPAMSTDEVDFVYDSAKKAFPAWRSLSYVERAAILHKAADILIRDAEKIGAILSKEVAKGHKAAVSEVVRTAEIINYAAEEGIRMEGEVLEGGSFEASSKKKIAIVRHEPVGLVLAISPFNYPINLAGSKIAPALIAGNVVALKPPTQGSISGLLLAEVFAEAGVPAGVFNTITGRGSIIGDYIVEHEAVNFINFTGSTPVGEHIGQLAGMRPIMLELGGKDSAIVLEDADLALAAKNIVAGAFGYSGQRCTAVKRVLVMDSVADELEKHVCDLVSNLSIGMPADDADITPLIDTKAADFVEGLIEDANSKGAKALTEIKREGNLLSPVVFDHVTTDMRLAWEEPFGPVLPFIRVKSVEEAIEISNASEYGLQASVFTNNFPQAFAIAEQLEVGTVHLNNKTQRGTDNFPFLGAKKSGAGVQGVKYSIDAMTNLKSIVFDIA